A part of Paenibacillus sp. 481 genomic DNA contains:
- a CDS encoding phage tail protein: MFDQPSGTFRFIVYLQGINGVIGFTEVRGLQVETEFEEYREGGVNDFVHRLPKKTTSPVLVLKRGITMSNALWQWYCNVTMGKIERKNGTIVLQRQDGQPLCSWDFVGAYPTKWVGTDLKSDSKEIAIETLELVHNGLKTVFISE; the protein is encoded by the coding sequence ATGTTTGACCAGCCGAGTGGCACGTTTCGCTTTATCGTATACTTGCAGGGCATAAACGGAGTCATCGGATTTACCGAAGTTCGTGGACTACAGGTTGAGACGGAATTTGAAGAGTATCGCGAGGGTGGGGTAAACGATTTTGTACATCGTCTGCCCAAGAAAACGACCAGTCCCGTACTCGTGTTAAAACGGGGAATTACGATGTCTAACGCCCTATGGCAATGGTATTGTAATGTAACTATGGGAAAGATCGAGCGGAAAAATGGCACGATCGTGCTGCAAAGGCAGGATGGTCAACCGTTATGTAGTTGGGATTTCGTAGGCGCTTACCCGACCAAGTGGGTTGGAACGGATCTGAAATCAGATAGCAAGGAAATCGCCATCGAAACGCTTGAGCTTGTACATAATGGTCTGAAAACGGTATTCATTAGCGAGTGA
- a CDS encoding DUF6760 family protein translates to MTVYPKDKVYEEVAFIAYHFHWSHDDIMSMEHRERKRWCDEISRINRSLNEDKRENVFDVFK, encoded by the coding sequence CTGACCGTATACCCGAAAGACAAAGTTTATGAGGAAGTGGCGTTTATCGCTTACCATTTTCATTGGTCGCATGATGACATTATGTCTATGGAGCATCGGGAGCGCAAAAGATGGTGCGATGAGATCTCACGTATTAATCGCAGCCTGAACGAGGACAAGCGTGAGAACGTATTCGATGTGTTTAAATAG
- a CDS encoding phage tail assembly protein, which translates to MFKTEYAFELPKGYVDENGNLHKKGVMRLATAADEIAPLRDHRVQTNPSYLTIILLARVITRLGDIKALDTMVIENLFTADLAFLQHFYQEINKAESPRVKASCPKCGHDHEVQLDFLDEPQVV; encoded by the coding sequence ATGTTCAAAACGGAATATGCTTTCGAATTGCCAAAAGGCTATGTAGACGAGAACGGGAATTTGCATAAAAAAGGTGTGATGCGCCTAGCTACAGCAGCTGATGAAATTGCGCCTTTACGTGATCATCGGGTACAGACGAATCCGAGTTACTTGACGATTATTTTGCTCGCACGCGTGATTACACGGCTCGGCGATATAAAAGCGCTCGACACGATGGTGATCGAGAATTTATTCACGGCGGATCTGGCATTTCTGCAACATTTTTATCAGGAAATTAATAAGGCGGAGTCACCGCGCGTGAAGGCATCTTGTCCGAAGTGTGGACATGATCATGAGGTTCAGCTCGATTTTTTGGACGAGCCCCAAGTGGTCTGA
- a CDS encoding phage tail protein: MADRVDPYRSFRFTVQVDQITQAGFSEVSGYDASIEVIEYREGNETTTARKLPGLTKYGNITLKWGVTDSMDMYKWMEDAVNGKIARKSVTITALDETGAEKAVWTVLNAWPCKYTAPDFKGLGNDIAIESLEIAHEGMTRKK, encoded by the coding sequence ATGGCAGATCGCGTAGATCCATATCGAAGTTTTAGGTTTACCGTACAGGTAGATCAAATTACGCAAGCCGGATTCAGTGAAGTATCTGGATACGACGCTTCCATTGAAGTGATTGAATACCGTGAAGGCAATGAGACCACGACCGCGCGTAAGCTTCCGGGGCTAACCAAGTACGGAAACATTACGCTTAAATGGGGAGTCACCGACTCGATGGATATGTATAAGTGGATGGAGGATGCCGTTAACGGGAAAATAGCGAGAAAATCGGTGACGATTACTGCATTGGATGAGACTGGGGCAGAAAAAGCCGTGTGGACCGTGCTTAACGCTTGGCCGTGCAAATATACGGCACCTGATTTTAAAGGATTGGGTAATGATATCGCGATTGAATCGCTTGAAATTGCCCATGAAGGTATGACGCGGAAAAAGTAA